The following are encoded in a window of Pyxidicoccus trucidator genomic DNA:
- a CDS encoding Ig-like domain-containing protein, whose protein sequence is MNAPAPPPMPPKNLPPLCLFLLIACSGGSGPSPAPTPPPPPPSGCDATGLAVTLAAPSEPVTTRGEVSVALTVSGQAEKVQLLRDGLVLAELPPPYTYAWDTTSVEDGTYSLQGRATCGAAQVRSAAQTVVVDHTPPSLMERSPAPGGEAATGSLVRVDFSEPLLPSSVTPDALTLLVDGQPVAATLGLSQDGRTLTLTPAQPLRPPARVEVTLAAGLTDAVGNALVPPAPWAFSVPRWLAAHGVVPAPGFYGPYAQLPLLQLDGAGRPAVAFRAANSPTGSHQLRSWRWTDREWTELEDVGGSQVLAVAFAMGAGDRVLLVDLLEVGGERLDIHYFTPSGTYLDDYIFYCLQPAAAMGPQGPGLVACVYPNVSDTPDYIAILGSDDSGTVDIPSLESDLQDVKGLSLPALAVDAEGRPVVAALNGHGHLVVSRWNGRAWTQLGASLPTRGFSGEPTVRVDASGRPVVAWREADDGGSRVFVHRLVDGAWARVGPLTAVAAPPASAPSLAMELDGQGHPVLAWTEAGDSAKVQVWRASSSGWTSLGAVSRAGADVLVGRDALVVDARGQPVLATVVRAGSRSDVQLWRPNRLDP, encoded by the coding sequence GTGAACGCTCCAGCCCCACCGCCCATGCCCCCCAAGAACCTGCCGCCGCTGTGCCTGTTCCTCCTTATCGCCTGTAGCGGTGGCTCTGGACCGTCCCCCGCGCCGACACCTCCCCCCCCACCGCCTTCCGGCTGTGACGCCACGGGCCTCGCCGTGACACTCGCCGCGCCTTCGGAGCCGGTGACCACGCGGGGTGAGGTGTCCGTGGCGCTCACGGTCTCCGGGCAGGCGGAGAAGGTGCAGCTGCTGCGTGACGGCCTGGTGCTGGCGGAGCTCCCCCCGCCGTACACCTACGCGTGGGACACGACGTCCGTGGAGGATGGCACCTACTCCCTCCAGGGCCGGGCCACCTGTGGCGCCGCGCAGGTCCGCAGCGCCGCGCAAACCGTGGTGGTGGACCACACGCCGCCGTCCCTCATGGAGCGCTCACCCGCGCCCGGCGGGGAGGCCGCCACGGGCAGCCTCGTCCGGGTGGACTTCTCCGAGCCCCTCCTGCCCTCCAGCGTCACCCCGGACGCCCTGACGCTGCTCGTGGACGGACAGCCCGTGGCCGCGACGCTCGGCCTGTCGCAGGACGGCCGCACGCTGACGCTGACCCCGGCGCAACCGCTTCGGCCCCCGGCGCGTGTCGAGGTGACCCTGGCGGCGGGCCTGACGGATGCGGTGGGCAACGCGCTGGTGCCTCCCGCGCCGTGGGCCTTCTCCGTCCCGCGCTGGCTCGCCGCGCATGGAGTCGTGCCGGCGCCGGGCTTCTATGGGCCCTACGCGCAGCTTCCCCTTCTCCAGCTCGATGGCGCGGGCCGGCCCGCGGTGGCCTTCCGCGCCGCGAACAGCCCCACCGGTTCACACCAGCTCCGAAGCTGGCGCTGGACGGACCGGGAGTGGACGGAGTTGGAGGACGTGGGCGGCTCCCAGGTGCTGGCCGTGGCCTTCGCCATGGGGGCGGGAGACCGCGTCCTGCTCGTGGACCTTCTCGAGGTGGGCGGGGAGCGACTCGACATCCACTACTTCACGCCCTCCGGCACCTACCTGGACGACTACATCTTCTATTGCCTCCAGCCCGCGGCCGCGATGGGACCCCAGGGCCCCGGCCTGGTCGCCTGCGTGTATCCGAATGTCTCGGACACCCCGGACTACATCGCCATCCTGGGCTCGGACGACAGCGGCACCGTCGACATCCCCTCTCTGGAAAGCGACCTCCAGGACGTGAAGGGCTTGAGCCTTCCCGCCCTCGCCGTGGACGCGGAGGGCCGCCCGGTGGTGGCGGCCTTGAATGGACACGGCCACCTCGTCGTGAGCCGCTGGAATGGGAGGGCGTGGACGCAGCTCGGGGCCAGCCTTCCGACCCGCGGCTTCAGTGGAGAGCCCACGGTGCGCGTGGACGCGTCCGGACGGCCCGTCGTGGCCTGGCGTGAAGCGGATGACGGCGGAAGCCGGGTGTTCGTCCACCGGCTCGTCGATGGCGCGTGGGCGCGGGTCGGGCCCCTGACCGCGGTGGCCGCGCCGCCCGCCTCGGCTCCCTCGCTCGCGATGGAGTTGGACGGACAGGGCCACCCGGTGTTGGCGTGGACGGAGGCCGGCGACTCCGCGAAGGTCCAGGTGTGGCGTGCCTCCAGCTCGGGGTGGACGTCGCTGGGCGCGGTGTCGCGCGCGGGCGCGGACGTCCTGGTCGGGCGGGACGCCCTCGTGGTGGATGCGCGCGGTCAGCCCGTGCTGGCCACGGTGGTGCGCGCCGGGAGCCGCTCGGACGTGCAGCTCTGGCGCCCCAACCGCCTCGATCCGTAG
- a CDS encoding DUF4879 domain-containing protein — protein sequence MKNTVRLVGAGLLVVGQLACGGEVEGVEEAQPESQPAMSELHVSKNGMRVTPETKAPEAQPGRVHQLGPAPNLTSVQVIAVCSEAFYNTYAPYDCEDVTAVSTTGFNHGGAWMVTITKEMGYRAWHTSTLGGYAMSEYYNDPILNIYNEMIGWYRYWETTNGQQSGLFKYTAASINTYTQYSDQVTVQ from the coding sequence GTGAAGAACACTGTGCGTCTGGTGGGGGCGGGTCTGCTCGTGGTCGGTCAGCTGGCGTGTGGCGGTGAGGTGGAGGGCGTCGAGGAGGCCCAGCCGGAGAGCCAGCCGGCGATGTCGGAGCTCCACGTGAGCAAGAACGGGATGCGCGTGACGCCGGAGACGAAGGCGCCCGAGGCGCAGCCGGGCCGCGTCCACCAGCTCGGCCCCGCGCCGAACCTGACCTCGGTGCAGGTCATCGCGGTGTGCTCGGAGGCCTTCTACAACACCTACGCGCCCTATGACTGCGAGGACGTCACCGCCGTCTCCACCACCGGCTTCAACCACGGCGGCGCGTGGATGGTGACGATTACCAAGGAGATGGGCTACCGCGCCTGGCACACCTCCACCCTGGGCGGCTACGCGATGTCCGAGTACTACAATGACCCCATCCTCAACATCTACAACGAGATGATTGGCTGGTACCGCTACTGGGAGACGACGAACGGCCAGCAGAGCGGCCTGTTCAAGTACACCGCCGCCTCCATCAACACCTATACCCAGTACTCGGACCAGGTGACGGTGCAGTAG
- a CDS encoding response regulator: protein MESGLVVEDMPDAQGWLKAVLMASFPDIRVEVVGSVQEALTRLNGAPSPSIALVDLGLPDGSGLDVLRKLKERHPGTLRIVTTIFDGDQQLFSALRAGAQGYVLKDQSREHLVQLLQGIVAGNPPLSPSIARRLLGFFSGPAPESPDEVLTPREVEVLTLLSKGITIAGAADALSLSRHTVGGYVKDLYRKLNVSTRAEATLEAARRGLVNVDGY from the coding sequence ATGGAATCGGGACTCGTCGTCGAGGACATGCCGGATGCCCAGGGCTGGTTGAAGGCCGTGCTGATGGCGTCCTTTCCAGACATCCGCGTCGAGGTGGTGGGGAGCGTGCAGGAGGCCCTCACCCGCCTGAACGGGGCGCCTTCCCCGTCCATTGCCCTGGTGGACCTGGGACTGCCGGATGGCTCGGGGCTCGACGTGCTGCGCAAGCTCAAGGAGCGTCACCCGGGCACGCTGCGCATCGTCACCACCATCTTCGACGGTGACCAGCAGCTCTTCTCCGCGCTGCGCGCCGGGGCCCAGGGCTACGTGCTCAAGGACCAGTCGCGCGAGCACCTCGTGCAGCTGCTCCAGGGGATTGTCGCGGGCAACCCGCCGCTCTCCCCGTCCATCGCCCGCAGGCTGCTCGGCTTCTTCTCCGGGCCGGCCCCGGAGTCACCCGACGAGGTGCTCACTCCGCGCGAGGTGGAGGTCCTCACCCTGCTCTCCAAGGGCATCACCATCGCCGGCGCGGCGGACGCGCTCTCACTGAGCCGGCACACGGTGGGCGGCTACGTGAAGGACCTCTACCGCAAGCTCAACGTCTCCACCCGGGCCGAGGCCACGCTGGAGGCCGCCCGCCGGGGCCTCGTGAATGTCGACGGCTACTGA